A window of the Anticarsia gemmatalis isolate Benzon Research Colony breed Stoneville strain chromosome W, ilAntGemm2 primary, whole genome shotgun sequence genome harbors these coding sequences:
- the LOC142985916 gene encoding uncharacterized protein LOC142985916, which yields MCENVTTRKKVEPSSSEIAQLTDQLRLMTTEFASVKLKLEDVTQSLSYTNERMDEMMVKLVAAEERLKYLEKRDGEVDTLQATVAQLQNELNTQAQANLKNEIEIVGIPESAAENLHHVVLVAAKKIGVEINDSDIDWVTRSGPRRPPVNTALPEDERKLPRPVVVRLLRRSKRDQFLKAAKSRKNISSADLEVSGTPRKIFFNERLTKANRLLFRDSRLRAKHHGYSFCWCQQGTIYIRQREGKGAIPIHSLKDLDRILPPSSSTTNSQ from the coding sequence ATGTGTGAAAATGTCACTACTCGTAAAAAGGTGGAGCCCTCGTCATCAGAAATTGCTCAACTAACGGACCAGTTACGTTTGATGACCACAGAATTCGCCTCAGTCAAACTGAAACTAGAAGACGTAACTCAAAGTCTATCGTATACCAACGAGAGGATGGACGAAATGATGGTGAAACTGGTTGCAGCTGAAGAGCGTCTTAAATACTTAGAAAAGCGTGATGGTGAAGTCGACACTTTACAGGCAACTGTAGCCCAACTTCAAAATGAGCTGAATACTCAAGCACAGGCCAACCTGAAGAACGAGATTGAAATCGTCGGTATTCCGGAGAGCGCAGCTGAGAACCTTCATCACGTTGTGCTCGTAGCTGCTAAAAAGATAGGGGTTGAAATAAATGACTCCGATATAGATTGGGTTACTCGTTCGGGGCCACGCCGTCCACCTGTAAACACTGCCTTACCTGAAGACGAACGGAAATTGCCTCGCCCAgttgttgtcagacttttacGTCGTTCTAAGCGCGACCAATTCCTGAAAGCGGCTAAATCTCGGAAAAATATTAGTAGTGCTGATCTGGAAGTCTCGGGAACTCCGCGAAAAATCTTCTTTAACGAAAGACTGACCAAAGCCAACCGACTGTTATTTCGTGACTCTCGGCTCAGGGCTAAGCACCACGGATACTCCTTCTGCTGGTGTCAACAGGGTACCATCTATATTCGGCAACGGGAAGGTAAAGGAGCTATACCAATACACTCGCTCAAGGATTTGGACCGAATACTCCCGCCTTCTTCTTCAACAACCAATAGCCAGTAA